TCCGCTGCCGCGCCGGCGTCCAGCGGGCGCGTTCGGGGCGGGGTGGGGCGGGCGGTGGCGCTACGGGCGCGGGCGGTGTCTGGTCCATCGACCAGCGTAGATCAGACAAATTCCAACATTTGAAGGGGGCAAACCGCCCGTGCCCCGGCGCCGTTGCGAGCCCTGGGGTTTCGTGGGGGTGGGGGCTTGCGCCGGCAACCCCTCCGACCAGCGCCGGAGAGCGATATGAGGCGGGTCGTCGGCTCGCGTGGGTTCAGCCTTCGGACAATCGCATCGCGACGTCGCACCGCGCATAGGTCGCGCCGTAGCGCGCGCGGATCTCGGCATCATGGACGAAGCCGGCGCGCTCATAGAGGTGGATCGCCGCCGCGCAGGCGCTGTTGGTGAGCAGATAGAGCATGGTGAGATCGGGCAGCGCCCGGGCCCGCGCGATCAACGCGTCGAGCAGGACCGCCCCGGCGCCCGAGCCGCGGACGTCGGCGCGCACGCCCATCTTGGTCAGCTCATACGCACCCCCGCCGGTCGGCATCAGTGCACCCGCGCCAATGACGCCGTGATCCGGATGCGCGACGAACAGGATGACCCCGCCCCGGTCGATGATCGCCTCGCGCGGGTGCGACAGCACATGCTCGTCATGCGGTTCGAGCGTGAACATGTCGGCGATCCACGCCGTGTTGATGTCGCGGAACGCGGGCGCGAGGGCGTCGGTATAGGGCAGGATGGTGAGCATGGGCGACGTCGTAGCGCGCTCGGCCTCGCCTGTCCCGCGCCGGCGTCAGCCCGCCGAAGCGCCGCCCGGCGCGGGGCCGATCAGGTCCCACAGATTGCCGTAGAGGTCCGCAAACACCGCGACGCGGCCATAGGGCTGGTCGACCGGCGGCCGGACCCACGTCACGCCCGCGGCGGTGAAACGGGCATGGTCGCGGTCGAAATCGTCGGTGGCAAGGAAGACGGCGACCCGCCCCTGTCTGATCCCCGACCCGCGCCGCCTGCTCGGGCGTCGCGGCACGGGCAAGCAGGATGGTGGTTGCGTGCGGGCCGGCGCCGGGCGGGCGGATGACGACCCAGCGTTTGTCCTGCTCGGGCTGTGCGCTGTCTTCGACGAGGTTGAAGCCGAGCTTGCCGACGTAGAAGGCGAGGGCTTCATCATAGTCGCGGACGACCAGGTTGATGTGGGCGAGGTGGGGCACGGCGCCCACATTGACGTTGGACAAGGAATTGTCCATATAAAGTGCATGCACGCCGTCAGCTATTCCGAAGCCCGCGAGAATCTGAAGTCGATGATCGACAAGGTCGTCGCCGACCGCGCCCCCCTCGCCATCACCCGCCAGCGCGGACAGGAGGGGGCAGTGCTGATTTCGGCGAGCGAATGGGCTTCGATTGAAGAGACGCTTTATCTGCTGCGCTCGCCAAAGAATGCAGAGCGATTGCTGGAGAGCATCCGCGAGCTTGAGGCGGGCGGCGGCGAGGAGCATGAGCTGATCCGCCCGTGAACGTCCGGTTCTCGTCGCGATCCTGGGCCGAATATCTCGACATGCAGTCTGACGCGAAGCTGTTCGCGAAGATCAATGCGTTGATCGAAGAATGCCGCAGGCATCCGTTCAAGGGCACGGGCAAGCCCGAACCGCTCGGCGGCAACCTGTCAGGCTGGTGGTCGCGCCGGATCAGCCACGAGCATCGGTTGGTGTACCGGGTGGCTGGCAGCGGAGTCGAGCAGGTGCTGCAGGTGGCGCAGTGCCGGTATCATTATTGATTCGAGCCTAGCCACGCATCATTGATGGTTAAGCGAATATCTGTATGGGCCCGTCACGAAGTTTGGAGTGACGACATGCTGGCAACCATAGGCTACGAGCGATCCACGCTTCCAGATTTTATCGCGACCTTGCGGTTGGCAGGTACAACCGTACTCGTCGACATTCGGGATCGTGCGCAGTCGCGCCGGCCAGGATTTTCCAAGACTAGCTTAAGCGAAGCCCTCTCGGAAGCAGGCATCTTGTATGTGCATCTTCGCCAGCTAGGTGATCCGGCAGAAGGACGGGCTGCCGCCCGCAGTGGCCAGAGGCAGTTGTTTCAGGAAATTTTTGGCGAGGTCATGAAGACGGACGCCGCAGCCGATGCGCTAGACAAAATTGAACAGTTGACACAGTCAAGTAGCGTATGTCTGATGTGTTTTGAGCGAGACCACCACGATTGTCATCGAAAGATCGTAGCGGAAGCTCTCGAAAATCGCCTTGGGATCAAAGCTAGGCACCTCGGCGTCAGTCTCGGAGCGGCTAATGGCGGCAGCAAACGACGAATGCTTCATTCTGATCAAGGCGCAGCCTCATCGCTCTAGCAAATATTTTGAGACTGTTTGTTGCGCCGGCGTGGGCCGGGATAGAAAATGGCGCAGACAGTATCCGGTGCCATTCCGAATTTTAGCTGAGGGGCAGAAATTTAAGCGATGGGATTGGATACAATATCAATTTACAAAATCCAAAGAAGATATCCGCCAAGAAAGTCAAAAGGTTATTCCCGAATCGCTCAAAGTTTCAGGTTCAGTGAAAAATACCGAGCGTGCAAGTTTTCTTCAGCCATTGATACGTGCATCGTTCGCAGATGCAGATGCCCATCGAGAGTCATTGACTCTGATCCGGCCCAGAAGCCTATTACTTGAAGCTCACCCAAAATCCTCATCCGAAATTGCAGATGAGGCAGTCAAACATGGAGAGTTGGCTAATCAGCTTTCCATGTTTGATGCGACAGCAAAGCCGCTTACTCCCTGCCCAATGCGCTTTGTTGCGAAGTGGCGCGATGAGGACGGAAAAGACCGTAAGCATGACTGCGACGATTGGGAAACCTCTGCCGCATTCATGCGGTTTGAGCGGGCCTATGGCCGGCAAGCAGCCATAGCCGCCCTCAAACGGAAGTACGAGGACGAATACATGGCTGCTGGCCTTGTTTTAGGTTTTAGCACCCACAAAAGAAGAAACGCCGAGTTTGGCACGCAGAATCAATGGCTGCTTGTAGGCATGATCCGTCTCGATGAAACGACGCAAACCTCAATGATCTTTTAATTTTGAGGTAGGTAGAGGTTTGATCCTCGGGCGGCATAGGACTCTGCCATTCCCCTCATCCCCGCCTCAGCCTCTTCCGCCGCAACGAAGGTCTCGACCGGCGCATTCTGCTTCGCCGCGAAGTCGCGGACCTCTTGGGTAATCTTCATCGAACAGAACTTCGGCCCGCACATCGAGCAGAAGTGCGCGGTCTTGGCGCCTTCTGCGGGCAACGTCTGGTCGTGGTATTGCTCGGCCGTCTCGGGATCGAGCGACAGGTTGAACTGGTCGCGCCAGCGGAATTCGAAGCGGGCGCAGCTCAGCGCGTCGTCGCGCAGCTTGGCGGCGGGGTGGCCCTTTGCCAGGTCGGCGGCGTGGGCGGCGAGCTTGTAGGTCACCACGCCGACCTTCACGTCGTCGCGGTCGGGCAGGCCCAGATGCTCCTTGGGCGTGACGTAGCAGAGCATCGCGGTGCCGTACCAACCGATCATCGCGGCGCCGATGCCGCTGGTGATATGGTCGTAGCCCGGCGCGATGTCGGTGGTGAGCGGCCCGAGCGTGTAGAAGGGCGCCTCGCCGCACGCTTCCAGCTGCTTGTCCATATTCTCCTTGATCTTGTGCATCGGCACGTGGCCGGGGCCCTCGATCATCACCTGGACGTCCTGCTCCCAGGCGCGCTTGGTCAGCTCGCCCAGCGTGTAGAGCTCGGCGAACTGCGCCTCATCGTTGGCGTCGGCGATGCTGCCGGGGCGCAGGCCGTCACCGAGCGAATAGGCGATGTCATACGCCTTCATGATCTCGGTGATCTCGTCGAAGCGCTCGTAAAGGAAGCTCTCCTTGTGGTGCGCGAGGCACCATTTCGCCATGATCGAGCCGCCGCGCGACACGATTCCGGTCACGCGCTTGGCGGTGAGCGGCACGTAGGGCAGGCGGACGCCGGCGTGGATGGTGAAATAATCGACGCCCTGTTCGGCCTGTTCGATCAGCGTGTCGCGGAATATCTCCCAGGTCAGTTCCTCGGCGATGCCGCCGACCTTTTCGAGCGCCTGATAGATGGGGACGGTGCCGATCGGCACCGGCGCGTTGCGGATGATCCATTCGCGCGTGTCGTGGATGTTGCGGCCGGTCGACAGGTCCATGACCGTGTCCGCGCCCCAGCGGATCGCCCAGACGAGCTTGTCGACTTCGGTCGCGACGTTGCTGGCGACCGCGCTGTTGCCGATGTTGGCGTTGATCTTGACCAGGAAGTTGCGGCCGATCGCCATCGGCTCGGTTTCGGGGTGGTTGATGTTGTTGGGGATGATCGCGCGGCCGCGGGCGACCTCGTCGCGGACGAATTCGGGCGTGACGTAGTCGGGGATGGCGGCGCCGAAGCTGTTGCCGTCGCGGACGTAGTCGCGGAGCATCTCGCGGCCGAGGTTCTCGCGGGTCGCGACATATTCCATCTCGGGCGTGATGATGCCGCGGCGGGCATAGTGCATCTGGCTGACGTTGGCGCCGGCCTTGGCGCGCAAGGGGCGGCGGACGGTATTGGGGAATTGCGGCACACCGCCCGAACGGTCGGGGCCGAGCTGGCCGTTGTCCTCGGGGCGGACCTCGCGGCCGTCATAGGCCTCGACATCGCCGCGGGCCATGATCCAGTCGCGGCGCAGTTGCGGGAGCCCTGCCATGATGTCGATGCGGGCATTCGGGTCGGAGTAGGGGCCCGAGGTGTCGTAGACGTTGAGCGGGGGCTCGCCGGACGAGGGCTCGAGGTCGATCGCGCGCATCGCGACGTTCAGCGGTCCGACGTGGATCTTGCGGCTGCCGCGGATCGGGCCGGTGGTCACCTTCAGTTCGGTGCGGGCGGGGACGTCTGCCATTGTCACTCTCCATCTTTCGGGAGAGGGGGCGGGGTCCGGTGGCGGGCGCCGCTTCCACTCCCTACGCCGGTATCAACCGGATCAGGTTCGGCGGGTCGATGGCTGCGGCCATCCTCTCAAGCGCAGGCGTAGCGCTCCCCCGGGGATGGCGAGGATTGTAGGCGGTTGTGGGGGGAGGTCTAGCGCCACGTCGTCAGACGGAGCCGGCGGTGCCGGCTCCGCTGGCCGACGTGGCGACTCCTGCGATTGCTTTGGCAATCGCAGGGCGCCCGCGACTAGAACGTATACGCCAATCCCAGCGCCGCCAGCCACTGGTTCCGGCTGCCCGCGATGCGCGTCACGGGCGAATCGCCGAAGTCGTTGAGCATCCGGCGATAGTTGATCCCGCCGACCGCCTTGAAACCCTTCAGCAGGTCGCCGGTCAGCGCGTAGGTGCCCAGCGCCCCCAGGCTGTAGTTCTTCCACCCGCCGCGCGCGTTGTAGGTCGGCAGGCCGCTCGCCAGCGTCTGCGCGGGGCTGACCGAGAAATAATAGCGGGCGTAGCCGGCCTCCGCCCGCTCGGCGCTCGCGAACACGCCGACCGCGGCCTTCAGGCTGAGCGGGGTGAGGTAGTTGATCGTCGGCTGGAGGATGCCCGCCTTGTGCGCACCCGCCACGTCCTTGCGGTAGCTGATCGACAGGCTAAGGCGGTCGTAGGGGCTGGTGACGACGCCGGTCTTGCCGATGCCGACATAGCCGCCGAGCTCAATTGCCGTGTCGAGTTCGCCCAGCGCGCGGACGCGGGGGTCTTCGATCGCCTTCAAGGAATTGCGGTTGAAGTTGACGACGCCCAGCGGCCCGGCCTGCACATCCCACGTCGGGCCGGGCCGGTTCGGAATCAGGTCGACCGACAGGCGATTGCCGGCGAGCAGGAAGGCAAAGCCCTTGTATTGGCCGATCGCGCCGGGGGCGGGGACGATGCGATAGTCGTCGGAGCCTTCGTAGTCGGGCAGCCAGGCCGCGCCCGCGCCGATCGTGATCGAATCGCCGCCGGTATCGATCGTCGGCGGGGCGGGGGGTTGCGACGCGTCCTGCGCCAGCGCGGGGGAGGCGACGGTAAGGCCGAGGAGAGCGAGCGGGGACAGGAACTTCACGGGCGGCAGCTTTCGAATTTGTTGCACGCGCGAAACGTCAGCCCCGCCGCCCGGTTCCTCGATCTAGAGCAAGTAGCGCATTCGGATGGCTTGCTGTGTCCCGTCTGCATCAAGCGTGAAGCGCGCCGCGCCGAACTTGGGCGGGCCAAAACCGATCGCGGGGTTGCGCGAAAAGCCGAAGCCCTCGCGCGGGATGCCCATCATCGTGTCGAGCTTCGCGTTCGAATTCTCATCATGGATGACCGCGACGGCATAGCCGCCGACCGGCAGCGCGTCGAAGCGGATCGCTTTCGCCGTCGCCGGCACCGACCGCCGCAGCGCGCGGGCATCGTCGATGCAATTCGGGAAGTTCGCCGGGTCCGACGTCAGGCAGAGCTGGATCAGCCCCTTGGCCGATCGCAGGTTGGCGACATCGACCTCAAGCGGGGCGACGGGCGTCGCCCCCGCCAGCAGCGTCCATGCCGCGGCGGCGACCGCCAGCCGGCCGGAAATCACCCACGCCTTGGTCCGTGCCACAGAGCCGGTCCCAGAAGCGGAAATAGAGTCCATAGTTACACCTGTACGCGTCGTGGTGCCGCTGATGATGGCTCGCGGTGATCAGCCACGCCCCCACACGCCCCCCCCACAGGAACCGCGGGAACATCTCCCAACCCATATGATTGGTCACCCCCATAACCGTCATGACGGCCAGGACCAATCCCAGCATCGCGATGTGGATGGGAATGACGAAGACCAGTAGCGGAATTACCACAGCCAGCGTCACCGCTTCGAAGGGGTGAAACGCCATCGCCGCCCATGCCGTCGGGGGGCGGCTGGCGTGATGGACGGCGTGGACGCGCCTGAACACGGCCGGCCGGTGCATCCAGCGATGCGTCCAGTAGAACCATGTGTCCTGCACGAAGAGATAGGCGAGCACCGATACCGGCAGCCACCATAAGGGGTAGGCGTGCCAATCGTCATAGATCCGCGTCCACCCGCGGTTCTGCCAGCCCCAGGCGACGATGCCGGCCGGCGCGCCATAGATGATGGCCGACGCCAGGCTCCAGCCGATCTCGCGCCGGATCTGCGCATCGAGCCCACGATAGTGGCCGGGATGCTTCACCCGCGTCGCCAGCGCAAAGCCGCCGCTGGCGATCAGGTAGCGAACGGCGACGATGACCGACATCGCAAGCGCGGACAGGATGATGGCGAGGGCGGCGGACATGTGCGCACGGCCATACAGGGTACGGGCGGGTTTGCGAAGGCGGGCCGGCGCGCGGGCAGGGCGCCTGGTCCTCGACAGCGTGTCGGGGGCATGTCACATTGCCTTGGATCAAAGGGGGCGGTGATGCGATATCTGATCGGTATCGTGGGAGCGGTGTGTCTGGCAGCGACCGCCGTCGCGGAGGGCGTGGATGACGCCAAGCTTTTCGACGCCTCCCGCAAGGCGGTCCTGGACGGGCGCTATCTCGATGCGACCACCATGCTGGAGCCGGCGGCGTTCGGACCGGGCGCATCGGACAGCGCGCCGCCGCGCCAGTTGTGGACGCAGTTCACGCCCTTCATGACCAACGAGCTCGATCCGACCGTGTTCGGATCGAAGACACCGCCGGCCGATCCGAAAGCGATGGCTGCGTTGGCACAAGCGACGCCGCACGACGCCATCGCCGAAATCGTTCGTCGGGCGAAGGACCGACAGATCGTCATCCTGAACGAGGCGCACTACAGTCCGCGCGATCGGGCGTTCGCTCTGCAGGTCGCCCGGGCGCTGCGCCCACTCGGCTTCTCCGTCCTTGCGGCGGAGACGCTACGGAATTTTGCTGCACCGGGTCTTGCCAGGACCGGTGCCGAACAGTTCGACGCCGACGGCATCGTGCGGCGATCCACCGGATTCTATTCCGCCGATCCGGTCTTCGCCAATTTCCTGCGGAGCGCCTACGCGCTAGGGTACCGAACCCTGTCGTACGAACAGCGCGCCGATCAGAGCACGCCCGAGGGCGGAGTGCCGGAACGCGAGGAGGCACAGGCGCAGAATCTGATGGCGTTCCTGCGCAGCGACCCCAAGGCGAAGATGCTGATCTACGTCGGGCACGGCCATCTGTCGAAGGCATCCGAAGACGCCGACAGCGCCATGATGGGCGAACGGCTGAAGCGCCTGTCCGGCATCGATCCACTGACGATCGACCAGGTGGCGCTTGCCGGATTGCGTCCGTCGCTCCGCGCCGAGCAGCTCGCGGCAAGCGCGCGGGCGGGCGATCGGCCAGTGATCTTCCTGACAGGCGCCGTCCCACTCCTGATTGGCGACCGGTACCCCGGATCGATCGACTTGCAGGTCGTTCATCCGCTGCGAAGCTATCGTCACGGGCGGCCGAGCTGGCTGGCGAGTCTGGGCGGCCGTCCGATCACAATCCCCGTCGATTTGCTACCGAAAGCGGGCAAGCGGCTGATCCAGGCGTTCGACGCGGCCGAGCCTGTCGATGCGGTGCCGCTGGACCAGGTGCTGGCGGAGGCGGGAAAGCCTGCGCCGATGCTGATGCTGCCCCCGGCACGCCGCGTCCGCTATACGGTACAAGATCCGGCGGTCGTGCCGTTGACGCCGTAGCAGCGGGCGCCGAGCCGGACGTCCGCTGCCACACGCCTGGTCAATTCCGCAGGCTGTCCGGTACGATCCCGCCGTTTTCGGCGAGCTTCGCCATCACCGCCTTGTGCAGCGCGATATTCTGTTCGGCGGTGCCGTCGTCGCCGGCGTGGACGCCCAGTTCCTGTGCCAGTTCCTTGCGCGCCGACAGGCTGGAATCGAGGTCGAGCAGCTTCAGCAGGTCGACGATCGACGTGCTGTAATTGCCGCCGCCGCCCTTCATTTCGGCCATTTCGCTCAGCACCGCGCCGACATCGACTTGCGCGGCGGGTGCGGGGGCGGGGGTCGGAGACGGGGCCGGCGCGGCGTTGGGTGCCGCGGTCGGCGCGGCGGGGGGCGGCGTTGGTGTCGTTGCGGCCGGTGCGGCTGGCTTGTGGCCGAAGATCTTGTCCCGGATGCTGCTGAAGATGCCCATTCCCGTCTCCGATGGTCGTGTGTTGATCCCAGGCAATGCGAAACGGCGGTCGTGGGTAAAGGGTCCGTGCGCCTGCGTGGCACAAAGGCCGCGGTGAGCGGTTTATGCGTTCGATTGCCGATGGTTACGGCGATGCACGGAGAGACGGCGATGACCAAGATGTTCCTGACCACCGCAGCGGCTGTCGCTGCGCTTTCACTCGGGGCCTGCGGGCGCAGCGACGATACGACGACGACCACGAACACGACGATGTCGGGCGACATGGCGACGTCGAATGCCACAACCGACATGGGCGCAGCGACCCCGGCCGCGAGCGCAGGCCAGACCTTTGCCAACACCGCCGCCGCCAGCGACGCCTTCGAGATCGAAAGTTCGCGCCTGGCCGAAAAGAACGCCGGATCGGCGGCAGTGAAGGCGTTCGCCGCCAAAATGATCGACGCCCATACCGAATCGACCGCCAAGCTGAAGGCGGCGGCGGCTTCGGCATCGCCGGCGATCACGCCCGATCCGACGCTGACCGCCGACCAGCAGGCGCAGCTTGCGGCGATGCGTAACGCGACCGGCGCGGCGTTCGATCGCCTGTATATCGACGCGCAAAAGGCGGCGCACACCGCGACGCTCGACACGCTGAAGAGCTATGCCGCATCGGGCGACGTGCCGAGCCTGAAGGCGTTCGCGGCCGAGCTGTCGCCGAAGGTCGCCGCGCATCTGAACATGGCGAATGGCCTGAAGGCCTGACGCGCGGCCCTGGCTGCTGGTCCCCACGGCGACCAGCAGCCAGCCGTCCCGGATTTATAATATATATTGTATTCCGTTCTTGAATTTGCTTAGAGCCACAGCATTCGCAAGGACCCGGTGAAATTCCGGGTGGCTATTCCGGCCGCTGAACCGCCGGACAATGACACGCACAGATCCTCCCTCGTGCCGTGACCCGGCGCGCTGTGCGCAGCTGTGGAACGCAATGCCCGTCGGTATCTCCCTCTATCGCGCTCGGGGCGGTGCCGACGGTGTCTCCGGTCTTTGGGGGGCGCTCGCCGACATCGGGCGGCGGTGGCGCGCGGCCGACTGGGTCGCCGTTCTGGCCCTAGCCTGGCTCATCCGCTCCACCACCTTGAACGGCGTGCCGTTTCAAGCGCCACCGCTGTGGATGACATGGTTCGACCAGAGCCGGTATTTCGCCTCTGCCACGGCGTTCGCCCACGGCAATCTGTCCGCTGAAGCCCATTGGTATCCCCTCGCCTATCCGTTGCTCGCGGCGCCGATCGCCTGGCTGTCGTCGACCAACCCGTTCATGCCGCTCGACCTGGTGCTGTATGTCGTGACCGGCGGTGCGGTTCGGCGTGTCGCCGCGCGTCTGGGAATCGGGACATGGCCGGCGGTGCTGTGTTTCGTGCTGACAACGCTGATCGACGCGTCGGTGGCGCGCGGCTGGGTCGATCCGTGGACGACGACGCTGTCCGCCGCCCTCATCTGGACGCTTGCCGACCGCGCGCTGCAGATCATCGACGCCTCCCCCGGGGGCGTGCCGCCAGGGCAGGCGGCGGTCTTCGGGACGGTGGCGGCGGCAATCCCGCTCGTGCGACCGGTTGATGCCATCGTCAGCCTGGCCTGCGTCGCGGTGGTGCTCATTGCCGTGATCCGGCAGCGGCGCCTGACCGCCGGCCTCGCCTGGGCCGTGATCGCGAGTGGTGCCGCGGTCGTCGCCAGCTATGCCCTGTTGCATCTTGCCATCTACGGCGCGCGGCCGACGCCCTATATGGTCGCGGCGGCGCGGACCGGGTTCATCTGGTCGGATATCGGCTGGAAGGCCTATGTCCTGCTGATCCACGCCCGACCGTGGTTCCCCGACACCCAGGCGCTGTTCGAACGGATGCCCTGGATCCTGGTCGGCGGCGCCGGGCTGATCGTCGCCGCGATCGACGGGACTGCAGCCGAGCGCCGCGCGATCGGTCTGCTCCTGCTTATGACGCTACCGGTCGGGGGCGTGATGCTGACCTATGCCGATCTTCAGCCACCGGGCCTCTGGCGGTTCGGCAACATCCATTATTTCAAATGGAGCCTCCCGCTGTTCGGCCTGGGCGTCGTGCTGGCGCTGCGGCAGGCTTGGGCGCCGGGGCGGCCGCGGTGGCGGGTGGTCGCGATGACCCTTGCCTGCCTGCTGCCGATGGGGCTTCGCGTCGTACCGCAGCCGGTGAGCGCGGCGACGCCGGCCCGGATGCTGACGTTCGCGGGCGACACCGGACGCGCCTGGGACGAAGCATATTTCGCGCCGGTCGTCCTCGACGACGCCGGCGGGGCGATGGCGAACATCAACGATTTTCATCAGGTCCCCGACGCGACCGGGCAGCGGATGATCGCCGTCAGTCGCCTGTTCCGAGGGGCGGCGCGCCGAAACGATCCCGGGGAGGCGATGTATCGCCAGCCGCAGGCGCCCGATGGACGCTTTGCCGGACGGTGGACGTTCGTGGGCCGATAGAGGAACGGCCACCGCCGTCGTCACACTTTCCTGCCTCAGATCAATCCGGCGCCACTTGGTACGGTCGCGTAAAGATCGCTATGCAACGCAGCCATGGAATGCGCGTTACCGATCTGCATCAGTCCGCCGGAGATGACATGCTTGAGCACGACCAATCCTTTTGCGTGTCGAGACGCGGCCTGATGGCCGGGACCGCCGCTACCGCTGCGCTGACCGCGGTGCCCACGGGCGACGCCGATGCCGCGGCACCTGCCGCCGAGCAGCCGGCGATGATGCCGTTGACGCTGGACGTGAACGGCAAGCGCCGGTCGCTGGACGTCGATACGCGCACGACCCTGCTCGACCTGCTGCGCGAGAGTCTGAAGCTGACCGGCACCAAGAAAGGCTGCGACCACGGCCAGTGCGGAGCGTGCACGGTGCTGGTCAATGGCGAACGGATCAACAGCTGCCTGTCGCTGGCCGTCCAGCATGCCGGCGACAAGGTCACGACGATCGAGGGGCTGGGGTCGCCCGACAAGCTCCACCCGATGCAGGCGGCCTTCATCAAGCATGACGGGTACCAGTGCGGCTATTGCACGCCGGGACAGATCTGTTCGGCGGTCGGCGTGCTCGACGAAATCAAGCGCGGCATCCCCAGCCATGTCGCCGGCGACATCGCGGCCAGGCCAGGTGTTACCGCCGACGAGATGCGCGAGCGGATGAGCGGCAATATCTGCCGTTGCGGGGCGTATTCGAACATCGCCGACGCGATGGCCGAGGTTGCGGGGAGCACGCGGGCATGAAGGCCTTTACCTATGAGCGCGCCCGAACCCCGGCGGAGGCGGCGGCAGCCGTCGCCGGCAAGCCGGGTGCGAAGTTCATCGCGGGCGGGACCAACCTGCTCGACCTGATGAAGTTGCAGATCGAGACGCCGACGCATCTGGTCGACGTGCAGGATCTGAAGCTGGACAGGATCGAGCGGGCCGGTGACGGCGTGCGGATCGGCGCGCTGGTGAGCAATACCGCGCTCGCCGCCGATGCGCGCATCCGCAAGGACTATGGTGTCCTCAGCCGCGCGATCGTTGCGGGTGCGAGCGGGCAGTTGCGCAACAAGGCGACGACGGCAGGCAATCTTCTCCAGCGGACGCGGTGCCCCTATTTCTACGACACCA
The nucleotide sequence above comes from Roseomonas aeriglobus. Encoded proteins:
- a CDS encoding GNAT family N-acetyltransferase, with the translated sequence MFTLEPHDEHVLSHPREAIIDRGGVILFVAHPDHGVIGAGALMPTGGGAYELTKMGVRADVRGSGAGAVLLDALIARARALPDLTMLYLLTNSACAAAIHLYERAGFVHDAEIRARYGATYARCDVAMRLSEG
- a CDS encoding VOC family protein, translated to MDNSLSNVNVGAVPHLAHINLVVRDYDEALAFYVGKLGFNLVEDSAQPEQDKRWVVIRPPGAGPHATTILLARAATPEQAARVGDQTGAGRRLPCHRRFRPRPCPFHRRGRDVGPAAGRPALWPRRGVCGPLRQSVGPDRPRAGRRFGGLTPARDRRGRARYDVAHAHHPALYRRPRARVPRHQHGVDRRHVHARTA
- a CDS encoding type II toxin-antitoxin system prevent-host-death family antitoxin codes for the protein MHAVSYSEARENLKSMIDKVVADRAPLAITRQRGQEGAVLISASEWASIEETLYLLRSPKNAERLLESIRELEAGGGEEHELIRP
- a CDS encoding Txe/YoeB family addiction module toxin, producing the protein MNVRFSSRSWAEYLDMQSDAKLFAKINALIEECRRHPFKGTGKPEPLGGNLSGWWSRRISHEHRLVYRVAGSGVEQVLQVAQCRYHY
- a CDS encoding DUF488 domain-containing protein, with product MLATIGYERSTLPDFIATLRLAGTTVLVDIRDRAQSRRPGFSKTSLSEALSEAGILYVHLRQLGDPAEGRAAARSGQRQLFQEIFGEVMKTDAAADALDKIEQLTQSSSVCLMCFERDHHDCHRKIVAEALENRLGIKARHLGVSLGAANGGSKRRMLHSDQGAASSL
- the thiC gene encoding phosphomethylpyrimidine synthase ThiC, whose protein sequence is MADVPARTELKVTTGPIRGSRKIHVGPLNVAMRAIDLEPSSGEPPLNVYDTSGPYSDPNARIDIMAGLPQLRRDWIMARGDVEAYDGREVRPEDNGQLGPDRSGGVPQFPNTVRRPLRAKAGANVSQMHYARRGIITPEMEYVATRENLGREMLRDYVRDGNSFGAAIPDYVTPEFVRDEVARGRAIIPNNINHPETEPMAIGRNFLVKINANIGNSAVASNVATEVDKLVWAIRWGADTVMDLSTGRNIHDTREWIIRNAPVPIGTVPIYQALEKVGGIAEELTWEIFRDTLIEQAEQGVDYFTIHAGVRLPYVPLTAKRVTGIVSRGGSIMAKWCLAHHKESFLYERFDEITEIMKAYDIAYSLGDGLRPGSIADANDEAQFAELYTLGELTKRAWEQDVQVMIEGPGHVPMHKIKENMDKQLEACGEAPFYTLGPLTTDIAPGYDHITSGIGAAMIGWYGTAMLCYVTPKEHLGLPDRDDVKVGVVTYKLAAHAADLAKGHPAAKLRDDALSCARFEFRWRDQFNLSLDPETAEQYHDQTLPAEGAKTAHFCSMCGPKFCSMKITQEVRDFAAKQNAPVETFVAAEEAEAGMRGMAESYAARGSNLYLPQN
- a CDS encoding MipA/OmpV family protein, producing MKFLSPLALLGLTVASPALAQDASQPPAPPTIDTGGDSITIGAGAAWLPDYEGSDDYRIVPAPGAIGQYKGFAFLLAGNRLSVDLIPNRPGPTWDVQAGPLGVVNFNRNSLKAIEDPRVRALGELDTAIELGGYVGIGKTGVVTSPYDRLSLSISYRKDVAGAHKAGILQPTINYLTPLSLKAAVGVFASAERAEAGYARYYFSVSPAQTLASGLPTYNARGGWKNYSLGALGTYALTGDLLKGFKAVGGINYRRMLNDFGDSPVTRIAGSRNQWLAALGLAYTF
- a CDS encoding DUF2141 domain-containing protein, which codes for MISGRLAVAAAAWTLLAGATPVAPLEVDVANLRSAKGLIQLCLTSDPANFPNCIDDARALRRSVPATAKAIRFDALPVGGYAVAVIHDENSNAKLDTMMGIPREGFGFSRNPAIGFGPPKFGAARFTLDADGTQQAIRMRYLL
- a CDS encoding sterol desaturase family protein; amino-acid sequence: MSAALAIILSALAMSVIVAVRYLIASGGFALATRVKHPGHYRGLDAQIRREIGWSLASAIIYGAPAGIVAWGWQNRGWTRIYDDWHAYPLWWLPVSVLAYLFVQDTWFYWTHRWMHRPAVFRRVHAVHHASRPPTAWAAMAFHPFEAVTLAVVIPLLVFVIPIHIAMLGLVLAVMTVMGVTNHMGWEMFPRFLWGGRVGAWLITASHHQRHHDAYRCNYGLYFRFWDRLCGTDQGVGDFRPAGGRRRGMDAAGGGDARRPA
- a CDS encoding DUF3597 family protein translates to MGIFSSIRDKIFGHKPAAPAATTPTPPPAAPTAAPNAAPAPSPTPAPAPAAQVDVGAVLSEMAEMKGGGGNYSTSIVDLLKLLDLDSSLSARKELAQELGVHAGDDGTAEQNIALHKAVMAKLAENGGIVPDSLRN
- a CDS encoding DUF4142 domain-containing protein is translated as MTKMFLTTAAAVAALSLGACGRSDDTTTTTNTTMSGDMATSNATTDMGAATPAASAGQTFANTAAASDAFEIESSRLAEKNAGSAAVKAFAAKMIDAHTESTAKLKAAAASASPAITPDPTLTADQQAQLAAMRNATGAAFDRLYIDAQKAAHTATLDTLKSYAASGDVPSLKAFAAELSPKVAAHLNMANGLKA
- the paoA gene encoding aldehyde dehydrogenase iron-sulfur subunit, giving the protein MLEHDQSFCVSRRGLMAGTAATAALTAVPTGDADAAAPAAEQPAMMPLTLDVNGKRRSLDVDTRTTLLDLLRESLKLTGTKKGCDHGQCGACTVLVNGERINSCLSLAVQHAGDKVTTIEGLGSPDKLHPMQAAFIKHDGYQCGYCTPGQICSAVGVLDEIKRGIPSHVAGDIAARPGVTADEMRERMSGNICRCGAYSNIADAMAEVAGSTRA